CACTTCTTAcactaatatacacacacacacaaaacacacacccatgcattcattcattctggCCCTTCAAATCTTGCACTAACATCAgcacctttaaccctttcagtgctgTAGCTGGATAAGGCTTCAGAAAGACGCATGCTTCATTCCGTTTTAACCATGTTGGATTTGGTTGTTCTTTGTATGCCTGTACCTGATTGTTCCTGATATTTTGCAATGATCTTTATGGATTCTGCTTCGAAAGAGTACTTGAGGGGGAACCATATCATGCAAATGGTTGTGGATTACACCTGTTTTTTGTCTTGGTGCAGGAAGAGTGCATTTCAGGTGTTGTTTTTCCTGTTTCGTTTCAATCCACcgtttttccatttatttattttatccacCGTTTATCCTTTCTCTTATGAAGACTAACCCACCTAATTTTATCCCAACTCCTGTAGTTTCCGCATATAGTTTTATgaagactatttatttatttatttatttttatctacaGTCTTTGTCGAAGTATACTTTGTTGCTTTTTCATCCTTTAGTTTGTGTTTGGtcttgcactttttttttcatggtgcTGGAGAAGTCCTGGTTTTAGGATTTTGCGCTGAGCTTTTTTTATCCCACGGATTTTGCTTACAGAGACTGCCCCCCCTTCAGAAGCCCCACCTGTGGAAACCGAGCAGCCCCCCCTAGAAGCAGTTGAGAGTGGTAAGAGTTGAGGAGTCAAACTTGGGAGTTTGGGCTCATAAAAAGATTCAtataaaaaaaagggttttgtttttgtatttggtttACAAACAAATTTGGTTGTACTTTTTACAAACCAAGAGAAGGTTGGATGTACTGGGATTGTATCCTGTGCATGACTGGGTTCttcacatgctttaaaaaaaatacaaaacttaaataagaaatgaaatatgTAAACCGTGTATATTCTTTACACAGGGCACTTTACACAGTTAGATTTCTGAAAAACTCTCCACTGTGAATTCTTTGGATTACAGTTGGGTTTTGTCAGTACACCTCTGGGACTGCCGtaacaccctttttttttttttttctccttttactTTGAGAACACAGCACCTCTCATAAAGGCTGTTTTCATCTAGGTTGGGTGCTGACAGATTTAGCTGGTTGATCTATACTGCGCTGGATTCCCTTTCACCATGTTGGGTTCCTGAAACCCCACAGCATGTCGAGGTTCTTCCTACACCTACCTTGCCCCTTCCATGTAGAGTCCTTCCTCTCTGAAATTCTCAATGAAATGTGTTCCAGCTCCAGAAACAGTTCCCCGTCCCGAGGTTCCTCCTCACGCTCCTTACCTTCTCATTGGCGGTGGCACAGCCTCCTTCGCAGCAGCCAGGTCCATCCGAGCTCGGGATCCAGGAGCCAGAGTGAGTCTGCTGTCCTTTCCACCTGAGGTTGCTCTAAAATCCCTAACATTTGGGATTCTGAAATGTCACAGTGGATTTATTGCATTCTTTTTCCTGATTTTGAGtccagaaacattttttttaacagcttgaTTGGTATCCTTGAATATTTTaagtaaaagaaaacagaaacacttcTGATATTAAATTAGCGTTGTATTTGATAGGTTACATCATTACATTATGGCTTGTGTCCCACAGTGGTTAACATAACCGAGTCATGTTATTGCGGCTGAAAGACCCTTTGATTTGTTATGTGAACTGGAATGGGCATCTGAAAAACGACTAGGCCGTTGACACGAGCTTTACACTAGCAGCATGCCAGAACAGAAAAAATAGTGAGTGGAAAGTTTTGCAGTAGGGGGCTATGAGTAAAAAAGGATGCATTGTCTCTATGTAATGAAGTGTTTTGTCTGTCACAGGTACTCATTGTCTCTGAAGAAGCAGAGCTGCCGTACATGCGTCCGCCTCTCTCGAAGGAGCTCTGGTTTTCTGATGATCCCAACGTGAACGAGACGTTACGGTTTAAACAGTGGAATGGCAAAGAGAGGAGGTGAGCTTTCCCCTAAAGTTTTTAGGCAATTCTAGTTCCCCTAGCATAAAACAAGACCTATTTCAGACCTAGTTTGATAACAACACTTaaaaaggcatttaaaaaaaaatatatatatatatatatatatatatatatgtgtgtgtgtgtatatattttttatatatatatatatatatatatatataactcctGTTGCTTGTTCCTAATGGGCCACtatgttttatttacagcatcTACTTCCAGCCACCATCCTTTTATGTCAGCCCTCAGGACCTGCCTTATGTAGAGAATGGAGGAGTGGCTGTTCTCAACAGAAAAAAGGTTAATGTTTGCAGCAGGTCATAGATAAGATTTGTTTCAAATTTGAATTTATAGaaaacttttcagtttttaaaataacatcaagTAAACCTGTTTTAAAATTCTACCAGTATGTAAAACTGTAAACCTTGTGTTTCATACCAAAAGCAGcacattttctctctctctctctgtctgtctgtatttacTGATGTGTGCAAAAAACACACAGTTGTTTCACTTTTAACTTACGTTTGCGGTTGGGAATGAAGTTGACCAGGTCGATATCCTGTGTTTCTTATACTGTAGGTGGTACACATGGATGTGAGGGAAAACAAAGTGAGACTTGATGACGGGTCTGAAATCTCTTACGAGAAGTGCTTGATAGCAACAGGTAAGCCCACTGCTATAATGTGATCCTTTGGTAATCTATGATGGAGCTTTTTTCTGTTGGaagttttttaaccctttgcggtccatttattaaatgtgcgtcaggcacgtcaagtctaattaattttcacacgcgcagttaattttatacgcgctgtttaaaagtattttttttcacagtcaaacgggtttaaatggccctgcatatcaacaaagcactcactaggcatctccagccccgccccaccctttcgtttgctatagcgttcagctatgtaagaaataaataataataataataatagtcgtacataccgatcgatcaagtcattattttattactataacatctgaaaaaagctctgcaaatgtccatgatagtctctgtgcgctgacgcactcagccagcttgtttactatgaacgccccattatctgatacctgataccatgtatgactattcatgagagacgccttttttttttttttttttttttttttttcccgacttgtctcggcttctgtcgctcccactcggcaatagaatggttttctcggctttttccggagaaaaaacgactaaacacccgtttattgcgttgctataatgatgtcggacccagtccgacataggacctgtgaggaataattgcaatgttggacccagtccgacaatggaccgcaaagggttaaatattacAGCTGCAGTTGCCAGTTGCTAACTCATGTAATTGTTGTTCCTACTTTAAGGTGGAAGTCCACGAAATCTCCAGGCTATTGAAAGGGCTGGGGAGGAAGTGATAAAGAGGACAACACTGTTCAGAAAGGTAAGTTATGCCTCGCATGTGCTAGGATGCAGAATCAGTTGAATGGGGATTGATTGGCAAACATATTTTATTCCTAGCTTTACAAAATTAGCTTGCTTCCAAATGAGTTTTACATTTGTGTTTGTCTCGTTGACTTTATTTTCTTGTAAGCATTGAATTTGTCTTCCACTCCGTACTCTAGATTGAAGATTTCAAGTCCTTGGAGAAGATTTCTAAAGATGTAAAGTCAATCACAATTATCGGTGGCGGTTTCATGGGGAGTGAATTGGCTTGTGCCCTGGGAAGGAGAGGTATATGCAAGCACTTAATTTTAACTCTGCAGAACTCCATTCAAAACAGAAGCCGGTAAATTAAGTTCTTCTGTAAGGTTACTTtcctaaattaatttaaaaagaaaaaaaaatactcaagtAAAGGTATTGCTGGGAATATGAAAGTAGAAAAACAAAATCCTTTCAGATGTATTGTAAAGGGAGCAGATGTGCAGTAAAGAGTCTTTTCGGCTTATCTAACTGCAGCTTCTGCCAGCTCTATGACCTGTGAATAATTCTTTATAGGCATGCATGGTAATATCTAGACTTCTTTTTAGAagtgatttttttaataattattattactggtgTATTATTACTGTGCTTGTTTTTGGTTTATCTACGCAGCGCGTGAATCCGGTCTGGAGGTAAACCAGTTGTTTCCTGAGGGAGGTAATATGGGGAAGGTACTGCCAGAGTACCTCAGCAACTGGACCACTGACAAAGTGAAGACAGGTAGATAATGCACTTACCTTCCCTACATTGCTTGAGTGCTGATTTGAATGCTGGCCTGTTTCACTGGTGGTGACGACTTTGTCTACTGTTCTGTTCCAGAGGGGGTCAATGTGTTGACAGACTCTGTTGTGAAGTCAGTGAGTTACCAAGATGACAAGCTGGAAATAAAACTCAAGGATGGTAGAGTGGTAAATAccagattttattttgtatatttattttgcttaaatcaattgagttttttgttttaaatgatttgaGGAATGAGCAAAGTAACTAAAATCTAAAATGCACTCCACTGGGCTGTATTACATACACAAGGTAGTAAATTTAAGATGTTAATATACAGTGTTAGATCAACATGTCATATCTGAGGGAACTGTAATCATTACTATAGGATTATTTATCCGAAGCGTAAATTCTTTTAATACAGACTCTGAAGATTAAATGGCAAGATTGGTGAAAGACATGAAATGTTTGTTATTTACCAAGAATAAAAGAAAAGTGTATGGCCTAATATGTGAATCTGTTTTCCTGTGACAGGTGAAGACTGATCACATTGTGGCAGCGGTGGGACTGGAGCCCAATGTGGAGCTTGCCAAGTCAGCCGGTCTCGAAGTGGACTCTGACTTTGGGGGATTCCGAGTTAATGCAGAACTCCAGGCTCGCTCCAATATCTGGGTGGTAGGTTAATAGAAATGTCTTTCTACCCAGTTTTGCAACTAATTGGGTTTGGCTTTCTGTTGTCCGGTAAATCTGTGTGTTGTGCTGGAGTTGGaaaaatcattttattataataatcCGTATAACACTAAGCAGCCTCTTCagttgtaatatttttttaaactttttccaGCCATCTGTCAGGCCTCAAACCACTGCATCACAAAGTATGTTGAACTGCCCCAGTTGGATTTATCCCTTATTTAGCAAAACATTTAAATAGGATAACATGTTTAGGACTTGCAGGTGGGTACAAATTGGACCTCTGCTGTAAAGTCAACATGCAAGCACAATATTTGATGCATGTCTTGGTCCAAGACTTTCTGTAATCATTTCTTTACCCCAAGTTCCTTGCGCAATCTGTGTTAAATCAATGAACGTCCGGTAGATCTTTTAATGTGGTTTCAGTGGCTGACACACCTCTACTCTGTCCCAAGGCTGGCGATGCTGCCTGTTTTTATGACATAAGACTGGGCCGCAGGCGGGTGGAGCATCACGACCACGCTGTTGTGAGTGGCAGGCTTGCCGGGGAGAACATGAGTGGAGCAAACAAACCGTACTGGCACCAGTCCATGTTCTGGTAAGAATTCTATCACTGAGATTGGTTCAATAGATttattgcatgtttgtttttccAGTTGGATCGAAAATAAACATTTCTTGTATTCAatgtaagcagttttttttttctttgtaactgAATTGTCTCATTTTGAAACGGTATTACTATTAAGCTTTGTATTGTGAAGTGCATCTGGCTAATTTTAGAACTGTTGCTTCCACCAAAAacatttagaattattattttctgttttttaggaGTGACCTTGGACCGGATGTTGGCTATGAAGCTATTGGCATTGTAGATAGTAGTTTACCTACTGTTGGAGTGTTTGCAAAAGCAACTGCAAAGGACACGCCCAAAGCTGCTGCAGAGGAATCTGGTAAGAAATGCAATGTGTGCGTGTGCTCACTGTGTATACTAAATCATATCATTCCCAGCAGGGAGGCACAATCCCAGTTTTTCTGTTGGCACACTCCTGACAGGGCAAGCTCAAAGAGCTGGGGGAGGATCTAATTCTTAGGTGCCTATGTGCACATTTTGAAAAGTGTGGTACATAGTCACTGGAATGATTTTACTCTCTGTAATTCTGTAAGGTACCGGCATCAGATCTGAAAGTGAAACAGAAGCAGTTGCCAGCGGAGCGAGTGAGTCTACCAAGACTCCATCTTCACCTCAGGTACCTCAGCAAGGAGATGACTATGGGAAGGGAGTCATCTTCTACCTGCGAGATAATGTGGTTGTCGGGATCATACTATGGAATGTCTTCAACAGAATGCCTATTGCTAGAAAGGTgaggatatcttttttttttttttttttttttttttttttttttgtcattctgACAGTTTAGCAGCAAAAATGTAATTGACTGACTGGTGTCCTGCTTGTTTTCTGGGTTCACTAGTGGTTATCTGAACTCATGGACTGAAAACATGAGAAGTGCTGTCTAGGGAGCTTTAATTTTGTATATGTTACTGacctgaatttaaaaaaacaaacaaagcaatttATTTGCTGTACAGTTTTATGTCTTTGGGCATGACATTTACTGtgattgatttgttttaaattgttacaGATCATTAAGGATGGAGAGGAGCATACAGATCTGAATGAAGTAGCCAAGCTATTCAACATTCATGAAGACTGAAGGGATTTGTTAATATGAGTGTCTGTGACCTGTACATTATGGACTCACATTTTTAATGCAATGTTACCCTTTTTGTGGATTTGATAATGGTCAACATAATGCACTTATAAGAGAAAAAAATGCTAAATGCATGAGAATCTATTTTGTGTACAATTCAATTGTCTGAATCATTCAAAaggtttgtaaaatgtattaaattgagCCAGGTTCTTCTAAAATGTCCTATAcaataaatgtataataatttgAATTGCTTGACAAGCTAGGCATCCTAATTGTAAACTtgtgtaaagtgttgtttgcccAGAGTAACTCCTTTAGGTTTTATCTGGTGGGAGGCTATTTGTTATAGGAACTGCAAAAttgattgaaataaatgaatattatgattttataaaaaataatgttatcttgttaattgttttataggACGGTCTTACATTGTTGGTCTAATTTGCTTTCTGTGACTATTCCGGTATTCTAGGTAATCTTTCATGTAATtgactttttaattaaacatcCACAAAACATACATCTTTTATAAAATAGACACATACCTACTGTtaatattacatattattatttattattctctTTTTAATGTAGACAAGTTAAGTATACTTGTCTAACATGAAAATccccaatgaaaataaataagtttaaaattttttaaagtgtgttggCTGAAGTTTTGAGGATAAACCACTTGATGTGTTGCAAATTGCAGTActtaccagcagagggagctatCGGCTTGTACTGTGTCTATCAGCCTTTCTGAATTAAGTTGAAGTAGCTGTAGATTTCACATTGGAAATGCCTAACCAAGTTCACCAAACAGGACTATGTATAGTAAAATGGGTTCTGACAACTTCCATGCGTATTATTAGGGCTATCACTTACACAGCCCCAATGATAGGATGTCTGAAATGCAAACCTGCTGTGTAACTGTTATGCAGTTTGACTGCTATGTTTAATGCAGGTTTTGTTGaatatgcaacatttttttttttattgagcagTCATTTCTTACAATTGCTGTGTGAAGGTAAAGTTGCTTACCTTGTGCCATCCTTTAATGACATATTATGGAAATGCTGAATATTTTTCTTTGACAATCCTTGCCAATGTCCCTTAACTTGTTCCAGCCATAATTTTACAAACCTAACCCCATGTCTGTAATGGAGTACGCTCGGCCAGAAGAGGTATTTAAAAATGATTGCTaaagtaactttaaaaaaaaaaaaaacatgatactttaaTGCTGCTAAATATATACTATACGTTGTTTCTGATTGAGTGCAATATTTCTTCATTTTATGTAACAATATAACCACTTAAAATTAATTAGTAAAATAATGCAATACTGTTTGATGTAGTTACTAATGTTATCAATAGACAGAGATGTGCAATGCAGTTTAATTCAGCGAACTGCCCACAAATCAAGCAGAACTAATGGAGTACAGTATAAGCAAGCTGACGTCTACGAGTACCACAAACGGGGCTGTATAGACGGCATGATGCTCAAACAGTGAAATACTTTTATAAATGATTAAGGAGTGTCCTTGGCTCCCGTACGGCAGTGTCTGATGAATGCACACCCTGTTTTTATTCTGAACAACTTGTTTTGCAAAGTTAACATGTACAGGCTTGCACTGAAATATGGGGGAGGAGCTTCAATTCAGAAAGGGTTGAGCAGTGAGTTGTTTGTGGAAAGTGATGACTGCATTGCTGATAAAGTATTTGAGAATATGGTCTACTTTGTTAATGTGTTGTGTGAATTGTAGCATATTTCTCCATCAATGCATTATCGATTGCCATACAGAGTAATATAATTTGCGAATTGGGTAGAGTGCTTTTAAGTGCACAACAAGTGCATTATTGGTAAATAACATAACTGCAGTGTATTATTACCAACACACTATAACTCAAGTAGTGTATGTGATTCCAGACTTTATTGTTGAATGGTTGTGTATTACTTTTAGAATTAACAGGGGTTGCAGGTGGCCAGCAATACATAAATATACTGCTCTTTTGTTTGTAGCCAAGCGATTCACAGAGACTAAACATAGCTTTACAAAGATAGCCTGTAGAATTGCACAATTGAAAGGACTAGTTTTTCTTGAAGCAGCAGGATTACTTAAACCTGTTTAACCAGCTTGGACTTGCATTGAACCAGTGCTGGTGGAATTCCTAATTACAGGTTGGTGAAATATCAAATAAAGTGTGAGGGAGTTGTAGGTTTGAGGTGTTCTGGCTTTGTTATTTAAAGGTGTACGGCCCGTACTGATTTTTACTTATTAAATTGATTAGGCCAAGCTGAAAATCACAAGATCACATTtccattaattatttaaaataaaaagacagtttAAAGGTAATCCCTCTATTTTTCATTTCTGGTTTGATTCACGCTTCTTTAACAGCAGAGTCTGAAGGTCTCAATTGTAAAACCTGCCTTTACCTGTAAGTAACTGTGGGAACTGGCCAGTTTGAAATTTACATTGTTAGTCTGCTATTTGACACCCCAGGTGAATTCATTAATGGCTGATGCTTGCTGGTTTTCAGTGGATCGTGCTAGTTTAGGAGATTTTATTCTGGTTAAGGAGTTGGTTAATTTACTTCAATTCCCAACTCTTAGCTGGTCACCAGTTCACCTGTAGTTTCAATAGAGACGCTGAAATACATCTTTGGGAAgttataaactgcaaaaagaCTACATTTATTGTGGGCAACTGGGACACCACAGTTTAAATGATcagtttttaatataaataaaataattattggtcatactaaaaaatacattttctcagCTGAATTCATTAATATATATGAGAGAGCGCTTAGTTCTATAGGCGTATCTGATCCAGACTTCCTGTGCCACCGCTCGCACTCCCTAATTTCTGACCACTCAAACTACTTCTGcgcattttattaaaatgttgtgctAAGTTAGCTGTCGGCATTTAACCCTATAATGACCAGACATagaaaaaaatgccaaaatgCTTTATTGTGAACcccatcaataaaacaaaactcgttttgacgttgtttttttttgttgtttttttttacaaattgtatcatatatcgttttttttttaaggaaaacgCAGAACATTTGTCTTTCAAACAGGTTCAATTCTGACCTTGAAATTATATGAACATTTACTtttaacaaagaaataaaaaatacaaaaaacccacAGTAGTATTAGTAACGGATCAAGGTGTATccgcagaaataaacttcaatgcCTCCCTCAAATACAGTAATGAAAAATGGCAGCTTTTGAAAAACGTAGTACAAAATAAATGGCACGTTCTATATCAGTATTTATTTAAGGGGATAGAGAGGTAATGACGTCGTGTaacttcccatatggtctagcggttaggattcctggttttcacccaggcggcccgggttcgactcccggtatgggaatgCGTGTTTTTTTTgctattatttat
This genomic stretch from Acipenser ruthenus chromosome 16, fAciRut3.2 maternal haplotype, whole genome shotgun sequence harbors:
- the LOC117411826 gene encoding apoptosis-inducing factor 1, mitochondrial-like isoform X4 is translated as MLKCRTAWQKLAPLVRPSSTLCRKSAKQTVLKCESSFRPMQRASMSSGPPGGSSDNLLYYLLVGGTVIGGGVYAYSTLHGDKVRYQERIAEIVSRQNKELTPTELQPIEKGEGGSEKAPETVPRPEVPPHAPYLLIGGGTASFAAARSIRARDPGARVLIVSEEAELPYMRPPLSKELWFSDDPNVNETLRFKQWNGKERSIYFQPPSFYVSPQDLPYVENGGVAVLNRKKVVHMDVRENKVRLDDGSEISYEKCLIATGGSPRNLQAIERAGEEVIKRTTLFRKIEDFKSLEKISKDVKSITIIGGGFMGSELACALGRRARESGLEVNQLFPEGGNMGKVLPEYLSNWTTDKVKTEGVNVLTDSVVKSVSYQDDKLEIKLKDGRVVKTDHIVAAVGLEPNVELAKSAGLEVDSDFGGFRVNAELQARSNIWVAGDAACFYDIRLGRRRVEHHDHAVVSGRLAGENMSGANKPYWHQSMFWSDLGPDVGYEAIGIVDSSLPTVGVFAKATAKDTPKAAAEESGTGIRSESETEAVASGASESTKTPSSPQVPQQGDDYGKGVIFYLRDNVVVGIILWNVFNRMPIARKIIKDGEEHTDLNEVAKLFNIHED
- the LOC117411826 gene encoding apoptosis-inducing factor 1, mitochondrial-like isoform X1 produces the protein MLKCRTAWQKLAPLVRPSSTLCRKSAKQTVLKCESSFRPMQRASMSSGPPGGSSDNLLYYLLVGGTVIGGGVYAYSTLHGDKVRYQERIAEIVSRQNKELTPTELQPIEKGEGGSEKESDPQIAKEEAVVPEEVPCAPVTEESPPQPLGDNTETPAVEVPAMATEETTAKVSETAPPSEAPPVETEQPPLEAVESAPETVPRPEVPPHAPYLLIGGGTASFAAARSIRARDPGARVLIVSEEAELPYMRPPLSKELWFSDDPNVNETLRFKQWNGKERSIYFQPPSFYVSPQDLPYVENGGVAVLNRKKVVHMDVRENKVRLDDGSEISYEKCLIATGGSPRNLQAIERAGEEVIKRTTLFRKIEDFKSLEKISKDVKSITIIGGGFMGSELACALGRRARESGLEVNQLFPEGGNMGKVLPEYLSNWTTDKVKTEGVNVLTDSVVKSVSYQDDKLEIKLKDGRVVKTDHIVAAVGLEPNVELAKSAGLEVDSDFGGFRVNAELQARSNIWVAGDAACFYDIRLGRRRVEHHDHAVVSGRLAGENMSGANKPYWHQSMFWSDLGPDVGYEAIGIVDSSLPTVGVFAKATAKDTPKAAAEESGTGIRSESETEAVASGASESTKTPSSPQVPQQGDDYGKGVIFYLRDNVVVGIILWNVFNRMPIARKIIKDGEEHTDLNEVAKLFNIHED
- the LOC117411826 gene encoding apoptosis-inducing factor 1, mitochondrial-like isoform X3 codes for the protein MLKCRTAWQKLAPLVRPSSTLCRKSAKQTVLKCESSFRPMQRASMSSGPPGGSSDNLLYYLLVGGTVIGGGVYAYSTLHGDKVRYQERIAEIVSRQNKELTPTELQPIEKGEGGSEKETAPPSEAPPVETEQPPLEAVESAPETVPRPEVPPHAPYLLIGGGTASFAAARSIRARDPGARVLIVSEEAELPYMRPPLSKELWFSDDPNVNETLRFKQWNGKERSIYFQPPSFYVSPQDLPYVENGGVAVLNRKKVVHMDVRENKVRLDDGSEISYEKCLIATGGSPRNLQAIERAGEEVIKRTTLFRKIEDFKSLEKISKDVKSITIIGGGFMGSELACALGRRARESGLEVNQLFPEGGNMGKVLPEYLSNWTTDKVKTEGVNVLTDSVVKSVSYQDDKLEIKLKDGRVVKTDHIVAAVGLEPNVELAKSAGLEVDSDFGGFRVNAELQARSNIWVAGDAACFYDIRLGRRRVEHHDHAVVSGRLAGENMSGANKPYWHQSMFWSDLGPDVGYEAIGIVDSSLPTVGVFAKATAKDTPKAAAEESGTGIRSESETEAVASGASESTKTPSSPQVPQQGDDYGKGVIFYLRDNVVVGIILWNVFNRMPIARKIIKDGEEHTDLNEVAKLFNIHED
- the LOC117411826 gene encoding apoptosis-inducing factor 1, mitochondrial-like isoform X2, translating into MLKCRTAWQKLAPLVRPSSTLCRKSAKQTVLKCESSFRPMQRASMSSGPPGGSSDNLLYYLLVGGTVIGGGVYAYSTLHGDKVRYQERIAEIVSRQNKELTPTELQPIEKGEGGSEKDPQIAKEEAVVPEEVPCAPVTEESPPQPLGDNTETPAVEVPAMATEETTAKVSETAPPSEAPPVETEQPPLEAVESAPETVPRPEVPPHAPYLLIGGGTASFAAARSIRARDPGARVLIVSEEAELPYMRPPLSKELWFSDDPNVNETLRFKQWNGKERSIYFQPPSFYVSPQDLPYVENGGVAVLNRKKVVHMDVRENKVRLDDGSEISYEKCLIATGGSPRNLQAIERAGEEVIKRTTLFRKIEDFKSLEKISKDVKSITIIGGGFMGSELACALGRRARESGLEVNQLFPEGGNMGKVLPEYLSNWTTDKVKTEGVNVLTDSVVKSVSYQDDKLEIKLKDGRVVKTDHIVAAVGLEPNVELAKSAGLEVDSDFGGFRVNAELQARSNIWVAGDAACFYDIRLGRRRVEHHDHAVVSGRLAGENMSGANKPYWHQSMFWSDLGPDVGYEAIGIVDSSLPTVGVFAKATAKDTPKAAAEESGTGIRSESETEAVASGASESTKTPSSPQVPQQGDDYGKGVIFYLRDNVVVGIILWNVFNRMPIARKIIKDGEEHTDLNEVAKLFNIHED